In Deltaproteobacteria bacterium, the genomic window GCTCCGCATCATGCGCGGGCGCTTCACGGACGGAGTGCCCGAGTCGGAGATCTTTCATCTGTCCCGGCTCGACAAGCCCGCGCCCATGGTGCCGCGTCCGCTGGTCAAGGAGGTGGACGAGCGGGTGGACTACAAGGGGGCCGTGCTGGTGCGGCTGGACCCGGCCCAGGTGGCAAGGGTCGTGGAGGAGTTGGTGGCGGACGGCGCCGAGGCCCTCGCCGTGAGCCTTATTTGGTCCGTGGCCAACGAAAGCCACGAACGGGCCATCGCCGACATGGTCGCGGGGAGCCACCCGGAAGTATTCCTCAGCCTCTCCAGCGAGGTGGCGCCTTACCTGGGTGAGTACGAACGCACCGCCACCACCGTGTTCAACGCGTGCATCGGGCCGCGCATCTCCACCTACATCAACCGGCTCGGGGCACGGCTTCAGGAGCGCGGGCTGGCGGGCGAACCCCTGATCATGCAGTCCTACGGCGGCGTGCTGGGAGTCGATGCCACCGCCCGGAACGCCATCGGCACCATCGAGTCGGGTCCCTCGGCCGGAGTCACGGGGAGCGCTTGGCTCGGCCGGCTCATGGACCTGCCCGACATCCTGGCCACGGACATGGGCGGCACCACGTTCAAGGTGAGCGTCATCCGGGATGGGGTCATCGAGAAGGACTACAAGCCGGTGCTGCTGCGCCACCAGATCTACGCCACCAAGATCTGGGTCGAGTCCATCGGCGCGGGCGGCGGCAGCATCGCCTGGACCGATGCCAAGACGGGGCTGCTCAAGGTGGGGCCGGAGGGCGCCGGCGCCCAGCCGGGCCCCGCGTGCTACGGCCTCGGCGGCGCCGAGCCCACGGTCTCCGACGCCGACCTCGTGCTCGGCTACCTCAATCCCGACTACTTCCTGGGCGGGCGCCTGTCGCTGGACGCCGGGCGCGCGCGGCGCGCCATCGAAGAGAAGGTCGCCGAACCCCTGGGCCTCTCGGTGGAGGCCGCGGCCGGCGGCATCTACCGCATCATCAACGCGCACATGAGCGACCTGATCCGCCGCGCCACGGTGGAGCGGGGCTACGACCCGCGGGACTTCACGCTGTTCGCCTTCGGCGGTGCCGGGCCGGCGCACGCGGCGCGCTACGCCGCGGAGCTGGGCATCAGGCAGGTGGTGGTGCCGCTCACGGCGTCGGTGCACAGCGCCACGGGGCTGGTCAGCTCGGACGTCGTCTACCAGTACGGCAAGTCGGACCGGATGCAGGTGCCGGCGGAACCGGAGCGCGTCAACCGCGCCTTCGACGAACTGGTGCGGCGCGCCCGCGCCGATCTGGCCAGCGCCGGCTTCGAGGGCGGCAGCGTGCGCATCGAGCGCAGCCTCGACATGCGCTATCGCTACCAGGTGCACGAGTTGAACGTGGTCATGCCCGAGGGTACGACGCCCCTTTCGGAAGAGATGCTCAACGGCGTGTACGAACGTTTCGACGACCTGTACGAACGGACCTACGGCCGCGGCTCCGGCTACCGCGAGGCGGGGAAGGAGATCATGAACTTCCGCCTCACCGCCACCGGCGTGCTGGACAAGCCGCGGATCCAGTCGTACCCTCTGTCCTCGGCCGCTCCGGACGCCGCGCTGAGGGGCCGCCGCCGGGTTTTCTTCGAGGAGTTCGACGAACCACGGGACACCCCGGTGTACGACTTCGACGCGTTGCGTCCGGGGAACGAGACGGCCGGTCCCGCCATCATCGAGACCCCGGTGACCACCATCGTGGTAAACCCGGCGGATCGGGCCGTCATGGACGCCTACCGCAACGTCCGGCTCCTCGTCGGCGGTTGAGGCACGAAAGGGATTCCCATGGACACGCGCATACACGGCGTCGATCCCGTCACCTTCGAGATCCTGTCGCACCGGCTGCACCAGGTCACGCGCGAGATGGGCATTACCCTGGAGCGCACCGGCGGCACCGTCAACACCACCCAGCAGCGGGACTACATGGCGTCCCTGTACCGCCCGGACGGCGACATCCTCTCCGCCGGGGCCACCCTGGGACAGCACGTGGTGTGCGCCTCCTACGCGGTGAAGCGCATCATCGAACGCTTCCCGCCGGACGAAATCTTCGAGGACGACGTCTTCCTGCTGAACGATCCCTACCTCGCCGCCATCCACCAGTCGGACATCTACGTGGTCTCGCCGATCCACCATGGCGGGCGGCTGGTGGCCTGGAGCGCCACCTTCGTGCACGTGAACGACGTGGGCGCGCTGTCGCCGGGCGGGGACTCGCCCGACGCCACCGAGATCTTCCACGAGGGGCTGCGTGTTCCCGGCATCAAGCTCGTGGAGCGCGGCGCGCTGCGCCGGGACGTCTTCGACACCCTCACCAACATGACGCGCCAGCCGGGCATGGTGGGGCTGGACCTCAAGTGCGAGATCGCCGCCAACAACGTGGCCAAGGCGCGCCTGCGGGAGATGTACGCGCACTACGGCGCCGAGCTGCTCGATGCCGTGGCCGGCGAGATGATCCGCTACACCGAGGCGATCTTCCGGGAGCGCATCGCGTCGTTCGAGGACGGCGAGTGGACCGAGGAACTGGCGCTGGAGGCCCAGGACACCTGGCGCATGAAGGTGGCGCTGCGCAAGCGCGGAAACCGGCTCATCTTCGACTTCACCGGCACCGACCCCCAGGCGGTGACCGGCGTCAACCTGCCGTTCCACGGCACCGCCGGTTTCTGTTTCGCCGCGGTGTTGACCACGCTGGTGCACGACCTTCCCAAGAACCACGGGGTGATCCGGCCGCTGGAAGTCATCGCTCCCGAGGGCACGCTGGTGAACGTCAGCTATCCCGGCCCGGTGTCCCTCAACACCACCTCCTGCGGCTTCAGCATCGGGTTCCTGGCCAGTTCCGTGCTGATGCAGATGCTCGGCACCCACGAGCACTGGCGCGACGAGATCGTCACCCCCAACGCCAGCCACCGGAACGGCAAGCACTCGGGGCTGAACCAGTCCGGCCGCTACTGCGTCTTCAATCTCGCCCACGGCGCCATGGACGGCAACGGCGCCCGCGCCCACGCCGACGGCATCGACTCCGGCGGCAACTACATGAACTGCCCCAACGCCGAATGGTTCGAGCTGAACTTCCCGGTGCTCTACCTGTTCCGCCGCCACGCGACGGACTCGGCCGGGCCCGGACGCTACCGCGGCGGCCTGGCCGTGGAGACCGCGCACACGCCCCACGACGCCCCCGAGGGGCGCCTCGGGGGCGTGGCCTACGGCGTGGCCGGACTCAGGAACTCCGGCCACGGCATGTACGGCGGCTACCCCGGCGCGCCCAGCGTCATCGTGCTGCGGGAAAAGACTCGGGTGCGCGAGGTCATGAGCCGCGACCGCAACGCCGTGGACCTCGACGAGGTGGGCGGCACCGAGCGCGTCCTGCCGTACTGCAACTTCGAGTTCAACGACGGCGACGTGCTCTACATGCGCGTGGCCAGCGGCGGCGGCTACGGCGACCCGCTGACGCGCCAGCCGGACCGGGTGCGCGCGGACCTGGTGGACGGAGCGGTCTCGGAGGGCGCGGCGCGGGACATCTACGGGGTTGCATTCAGGCCCGAGACACGGGAGGTGGACGACGCGGCAACCGAAGCGTTGCGGCGACGCCTGCGCGGTGGGGACGGCGCGTTGCGGGAACAAGACGGAGCGCGGGACAAGGCGAACCGCGCGGCAAGCCGAGCGGCGGTCGTTCCCGGCGGGGACGACACGACGCCGTGCCCGCGGTGCGGCTCCGCCAACGCGCCGATTCAATCAGAAGCGGACGGCGCCCTCGAAGAGCATACTTTCCCACCGACCGAGGCAGGCCCGCTCATGAGCGACCTTCACGGCCGCTACCTGTTCGAGAAGCTCTACTGCCCGTCGTGTCATGTCCTGCTCAAGGCTCACATGGTGTCGGTGACATGACCGCAGTCACCATTGACGCCCGGAAGCCGCGCGGCGGCGCCCGTCCTACGCCCGGACCGACGAAGCCCTTGCCACATGGACTTGGTCCGCCCAAGACGCGGCAGTAAAGTGCCAATCCTCCCCAATTTTGGGGAAGCGCGAGGCCGCGAAATCGGCTTACGTTCCAAGAACCTGTCGGCGAGTCGTTTCCGAATCGATCGCGAGGTTGGTTGTTCGGTGTAGGCTCCTGGTGCTGGAAACAATGGGAATCGGGTCCACGGAAAGTCGGCCCGGAACGGCGCGGTCATGAACGAAGAGGGGACCTTCGAGCGCATCCTCGCTTCGCTGCACGAGGCGGCGCTCGACCCTGCCCGCTGGCCGGGCGCGTCCTTGCTGATCGACGAAGCCTTGGGCACGCACGGCAGCAGCTTGGTGTGTGCCGAGGGCGAGTCGGTAGAGGACATCCGGTTCCATCTGTTTCAGACCTACTTCCGTGGAGAACGGCACCCGGAAGTGGAGCGTCTCTACTTGGAGACCTATTATCCCCTGGACGAACAAGTACCCCGCGTGTTGCGCGCGCCCTTCAACCGGTTGTTCCGCATCACCGACTTCTACACCGAGCAGGAGCTGAAGACCTCCGAGGCGTACAACGCGCACCGGACCCACGGCCATGCCGGGGATGCCATCGAAGTGCGGCTCCGAGGGTCCCACCGCTTGCGCATCCTATGGCAAGTCAGCGACCCGGTGGACGGGGACGGCTGGTCGTCAGGGCAACTCGACCGTATTCGAGGTCTCCTTCCGCACATCCGTCACTTTTTGCGCGTGCAGCAGACTCTCGCCGGCGCCGATGTCCTGGGGGAGCCGCTCACGGACCTGCTCGAGGTCTCCGGGCTGGGCATCATGCAACTCGACGGGCGCGGGCGGATCGTGGCGGTGAACGACCATGCCCGGGATCTGCTGCGGACCGGCAACGGCGTGCTCGACAGGGACGGGTTGCTGTGCGCCCGCTTGCCGCGGGACAACGACGGTCTCCAGAGGCTCCTGAACCGCGCGTTGCCGCAATTCGGAGTTCGAGGCGCCGGCGGGTCGACGGTCGTGACACGCGCGGATACGCTGCTCCCGCTGGTGCTGCATGTGCATCCGGTGGAATGGCAGAAGACGGACTTTCCGTTCGCGCCGGTGGGGGCGCTGGTGCTGGTCGTGGACCCGGTGAGCGGGACCGCCTTCGACCCCGCCTTGGTTGCGGCGGCCCTCGGTCTCACCGGGATGGAAAGCCGGGTCGCGATACTGCTCGCCCAAGGCATGAGCGTGCGCGACATCGCGAAGACCACGGGCCGCAAGGAGAGCACTATCCGCTCCCACGTGAAGCACATTTTCGCCAAGCACGGGCTCTCCCGGCAGGCGGAGCTGGTGCGCCTGGTGGGCCTTCTGGCCCGCGCTCCCAAGGCCGGACGTTAACCGTCTGGATCGAGGGCCAGAAGGTCACGGTAAGCGCGAGATTCCCGCTCCCCGTCGTGACCATCGCGCCGGTCGAGTACACGGCTGGGTTCCGGGTCACGGCGCACTGGTGAGCGCCGACGTGCCAGGACAGGTGGCGATGAGCGGACCGGAAGGGACGCGACGCGGCGTGACCGGCACCGGGCCGGCCTCGCGCGGGGTGCGCCGAACGCGTGCCAGACGGTAGACGCGGTGAAGGGGTTGACGGTGTCGGTCAGACCGAACGGAACCGCCATCTTGCCGATGCTGGCAAAGAAGGGCGTCCGGTCAAGGTTGCCGAACAGGACATAGGCCCGCCGGACCTGGACCTGGTTGCGTTCGAGATCGGTATTCGTGCCCTTCCCGAAACTCTGTTCCGGGTCGAACAGCGTCACCGCGTGGCCCGAGATCCAGTCGCCGAGCATAGCTGTTGCCCCAACCCCCCGCTATTGCCGCAGGCTCGGCGCGAAACGCCGCTACCTCCCCTGACGACCGACGGCGACAATCGTATCTTGTCCCTCTTGATCACATGTCTCCCTTGTCTGTACGGTTCGCGCCGGAGCCGCCTCCGGAGACGTTGATACGGAAGATAAAGCCGATTGCGCGCCTTCGCGCTTCACCCATATTGGGGAGACTAGCGCATTTCTTGCCGTCTCTTTCCGCTGAGCGCCTCCAGCCCCCTTGACCGGACGCGGTACGGAATGCGGCGGCCGGCTCGGTGTCTCCGTCCGCACGGCCGTGGCGAGCCTCGAGGGCGAGGGCGAACGCCGGCTGGGTGGAGGCGGGCTTCGGGCTGCGCTACGTTGCCTCGGCCCGGGGGCTCACGGTGGAGGGCCGCGTGCGCGGGCTGCTCACGCACTCGGACGGCACCTACGAAGAGTGGGGCGCGGCCCCGGGCGGCGCGGAGCGGTTGTGGACCGCGGCTCCCGCCCCGGGTCTCGCGCCGGACGAAGCGTTCGCGGCGAAGGCCGGGCTCAAGGCGGAACTCGGCTACGGCCTGCGCCCGCCCGCGGGCGCCGGCGTGCTCACGCCCTACGCGGGCTTCTCCATGGCCGGCAACGGTGCCGCACGCACCTACCGCATCGGCACACGGTGGACCGCCCAGCCGGCGTTCGCCCTCGCCCTCGAGGCTCGCCACGGCCGTGCGGACGGAGACACCGAGCCGGCCGTCGCTGCCCTGCTCCGCGCATCGTTCCGCTGGTAGCTCTCGGCCGAGCGGGTCGCGTCTTCATTGCGACCGCCTGTCCGCTAAGTCTCGGTATCGTTCTGTTCCTTGGGCACGGAGGCGAGCATTCTCTCCACGAAGAACTCTGCGGCTTTGTAGGAGCTGCGCACCATGGGGCCGGCAGCGACGTAGCGGAACCCAAGCGCCACCGCCTGCTCTTCGTAGTCCCGGAAACGGTCCGGGTGCACGAACTCCGCTACGGGGAGGTGCTTCCGTGTGGGCCGGAGGTACTGGCCGAGGGTGAGGATGTCTACGTTGCGGGCGCGCAGGTCGTGCATGGTGGCGAGGACCTCGGCGCGGGTCTCGCCCATGCCGAGCAGGATGGCGCTCTTGGTGTAGATGCGCGGGTTCAGTGCCTTGACGTTCGTGAGCACGTCCAGGGTTTGCTCGTAGCCGCAGCGCCGGTCGCGCGCATAGCGCGTAAGGCGGCGGACGGTCTCGATGTTCTGTCCGATGACCTGGGGCGCGACGTCCACGACCTTCCCGAGGGCGCGGATGTCGCCGCGAAAATCCGGGATCAGTGCTTCGATGATCAGCTCCGGGCAACGGCGCCGGGTCTCGTGGATGGTGTCGGCGAAGGCCCCGGCGCCGCCGTCTTCCAGGTCGTCCCGGTCCACGGAGGTGAGGACCACGTAGCGCAGGTCCATGCGCGCCAATGCCTCGGCCACCCGCCTGGGCTCGTCCGGATCCACGGGCGTGCCCGCCTTGGCGGTCTTTACCGCACAGAACCGGCACCCGCGCGTGCACACGTCACCGAGGATCATGATGGTGGCCGTTCCCGCGCGCCAGCACTCGGCCAGATTGGGACAGCGCGCCTCCTCGCACACGGTGTGCAGCTTGAGCCCGCGGAAGTTGTCCTTGAGGCGGTTGTAGTCGGGACCGGCGGGCAGCCGCACCTTGAGCCACGGCGGCTTGCGCGCCGTCTGTGCAAGCGTGTCGATCATCGTGTTTCCAGCCTAACCCACGAACCGCGAAATGACCACCGTACTTCGGACACGTCATTCCCGCGGAAGCGGGAATCCAGGCCGGGGGAGGCCGGAAACGCCGCTATAGTGCCCCGCCACCACCCCTGGATTCCCGCTTTCGCGGGAATCACGGAAAGGGGAGTTAGGTGCTGTTTCGTGGTTGGGCCGGGCCTTGACGCAGCCTGTTTCGGGCCTTCAGCGCGTGAAGAACCCCTCCACGATGGCGTCGTGCCACAGCCGGCACACCGGGGGGATGATGCCGCGCGGGAGGTCGTCGTAGGTGAGGCCCCAGGTATGGATCCCGGCGCCCAGGGAGACGCAGGCCACCTTGGGCGCCGGGTCCATGGCGGCGTAGAGCGGCTGCGCGTCGCAGCAGCGCCGCAGGGTGACCGTGTCGTCGTCCAGGCCGTGCAGCGAGAGCATGGGAGGGACGGGCTTGGCGCCGGGACCGGACAGCTCCCGCAGGTAGCCGAGATAGCGGGCCACGAGCCGTTCCTCGTCCGCGCCGCTCATCTTCAGGCGCCGGGCGGTGACGCGGGCGGCTTGGTCGAGGGCGCCGGCGCCGTTCTTGTGGACGAAGTCCTCGGCCTTGAAGTTGGTGCGCTTCTTCGACACCTCCCACTTCTCCATGGTGAGCTCCATCAGCATGGGCAGGCCGTAGCCCTTGTCCTTGAGCCCTTCGTAGAGGTAGCGCGCCGTGTCGCGCCAGGTGCGCAGGCGCAGGTGGTTGAAAGGGAACTCCCAGCGGTCGCCGGTGGTGGCCGTGTAGATGTAGGCGAACGTGGAGGAGCCGTAGCCGAGCACGCCCTCGACATTGGAGACGCGTTGGGCCGTGATCATGGCGAACGGTCCGCCGGTTGAGTGGCCGTGGACGTAGAGGGCGTACTCGGACGGGTCGAACTCGCGCCGGCAGCTCTCCCGCAATGCTTCCTCGAAGGCCACGGGCCACGCGGCCATGCGGTGATAGAACTCGGTGCCCTCCCGCGCCACCAGCGAAATGACGGTGCCGTAGCTCTCGCGCCGGGCCTCATCGCGCGCCACTTCGTACTGGTCGCGCGTGATGCGCGTTTCCTTGGTCCACAAGGGCGTCCGGCCGCTGCCGTCGGGCTCGAGCGTATCGCCCGGCCAGTCCCTGGAGGGGTCCGGCAGGTAGAGGCGCCCGGGAAAGGTCATGAGCGTGACCTTGAAGCCGAACTTCGTGGCCAGCATGCGCGCCACGGGCTCCAGCGACTTGAAGTCCGAGGTGCCGCCGTGCAGCAGGAAGATGCCGGCGCGCCTGCCGTCCGGGGCCTTGGGGATGCGCGCTGGGTCTTCCGGCGCGTAGGTCATCGTGCCGATGTCCCAGTCCATCTCCAGGGCGCGGATGCGGAAGATGTCCTCGCGGTTCCCCACCGGGATGTCGGGCAGGTCGAGGGTTTCGCGGGAGAGCTTGACCACCTCGGGACGGGGGATGGTGTCCGGGGGCGCCCACGCGCCGTTGCCAGCATTCATTCGTTACCTCCAATCACAATCCGTTCGCCCTGAGCGTAGCAAAGCGAAGTCGAAGGGCGCCATCTTCGGGACGCAGGGGCTCACATGCCCAGCAACCCTTGCTGCCCGTAGTAGTAGAAGCCCGCGACCGCGCCGGTCATGAGGGTCGCGAGGGTGGCGCCTACGAGGGCGCGGAGTCCCAGCGCGGACAGGTCGCCGCGGCGCGCCGGGGCGAGGGCGCCGATGCCGCCGATGAAGATGCCCATCGAGGCGACGTGGGCGAAGCCGCACAGCGTGTAGGACAGGACCAGGATACCGCGCGGCGAGATCGCGCCGTCGGCCGCGAGCCTGCCCAGCTCCTGGTAGGCGACGACCTCGGTGAGGATGGCGCGCCCTCCGAGCAGGCGGCCGGCGGCCGTGAGATCGGTCTCCGCAAGACCCAGGAGCCACGCCAGGGGCGTGAAGATCCAGCCCAGGAGGCGCCGCAGGTCCACGGGTCCGGCGAGAGCATCGCTCAACGGCGCGGTGAGCTTGAGCAGGCCGTAGTCGATGAGGGCGACGAAGCCCAGGATGGCCACGAGCAGGGTGCCGATGCCCGCCGCAAGCTTGAGCCCTTCCCAGGAACCGTCCATCAGCGCCGCCATGGTGTTCTGCTTGCGTCCGCTCTCGGCCATGGGCGGCACCCCACCCAGGGTGTCCGGAGTCTCGGTTTCCGGCAGGATCAGCTTGGACACCAACGCCGCGGCCGGTATGGACATGACCGAGGCCGAGACGAGGTGGCCGGCGATGAGCGGAAAGCTGTCCTTCAGAAACAGCACGTAGAGCGCCAGGGTGGTGGACGCCACCGTGGCCATGCCGCAGGTGATGAGCGTGAGCAGCTCGGAGCGCGTCATGCGGTCGAGATACGGCCGCACGGTCATGGCCGACTCCACGCCGATGAAGATGTTGGAGGAGCCCGCCAGGGACTCGGCCCCGGAGAGCCCCATGGTGCGGTGAAACAGGACCGCGAAGAGCTTCACCACCGGTTGCAGGATGCGCAGATGGTAGAGCGCGGCCATGAGCGAGGCGAAGAACACCACCGCCGGGAACACCTGCGCCGCCAGGATGAAGCCGATGGACGGCGACCCGCCCGCGGTGGTCTCGCCCGGGTTGAGCGCCAGCGGGCCGAAGAGGAAACGCGCGCCCTCGTTGCCCGCCCGCAGGATCGTGATGACGGCGTCGTTGATCCATATGAGGGCCGTGCGGGTCCACGGGATCCAGAAGACCACCGCCCCCAGCACCAGCATCAGGCCGCCGGCCGTGAGCACCGTGCGCCAGGGGACGGGCCGCCGGAAGCCGCCCGCGGCCCAGGCCAGAAAGGCCAAGGCGATGAGGCCTCCGAGGGAACCCAGGTTGAGCCAGCTCATGGGTTCCACCGTTTAGCGCGACGTGATCGGGCGCGCAAGATTCGGTCCGCGCGACGCAAGCTGCGATTCACACGGGTAGTGGTTCAGTTTGGTGGCTACTTTCGCGCGACGTTTCTTGACAATCTCCCGTGGAGCGGGTTAATACCCGAAACATCCGGCGCGACACGAATCAGCGAGTCGGCGCCGCGCTCCTCACGCACAACCTTACAACAGGGCCGACCAGGAGGTTCCCATGGCGAACAAGTATCAGATCATCGACGGCGACGGGCACGTGGTGGAGGACATGGAGGCCATCACCAGCCGCTTCCCGGAAGCGGTGCAGCAGCAGATGCGCTGGTCCAATCCGTTCCCGCCGCTGGATCACCTGCACTCGGCCAACGCCCACAAGCTCCCGGAGGGCTCGTTCCAACAGGTGGGTTACGACGGCTGGGTGGAATTCCTGGAAGACGTGGGCATCGACCGGACGGTGCTCTATCCCACCGTGGGCCTGTCCTACGGCAAGGTGATCAGCCAGGACTGGGCCATCGACCTGGCGCGCGCCTACAATGACTGGATCGCCGAGAACTACGTGAAGAAGAGCCCGCGCTTCCAGGCGGTGGCGCTGATTCCGCTGCAAGAGCCCGCGGAGGCGGTGAAGGAGCTGCGCCGCGCGGTGGAGGAACTGGGAATGTGCGGCGCCATGCTGCCGTCCACGGGAATCCAGTTGCACCTGGGCCACAAGTACTACTGGCCCATCTACGAGGAGGCGGACAGGCTGGGCTGCTGCATCGGCATCCACGGCGGGGCGCACGAGAACCTGGGCATGGACGACCTGCATCCCTACGCCCCGGTGCACGCCCTCGGCCATCCCTTCGGGCAGATGATCTCCATGGGCGGCATCGTCTTCAACGGCATCTTCGACCGCTACCCCAACGTGCGCATCGGCTTCCTGGAAGGCGGCGTGGCTTGGCTGCTGATGTGCCTGGAGCGCTTCGACCGTTCCTACGAGACCCACATCCAGCACGATCCCCGGAGCGAGTTCCTGCAGCTCCGGGGCGGCGAGGCGGTGAGCGATTACGTGAAACGGCACATCGAGGAAGGCCGGATCTTCGTGGGCTGCGAGGGCCACGAGCCCGACCTGGCGCACGCCATCCGCACGGTGGGCAACAAGCCGTGGGTCTACTCGTCGGATTTCCCTCACGAGGTCAACAACGAGTTCTGCAAGGAAGAGCTGGGCGAGGTGATCGAGAGCGATGAGCTGACCGACGATGACAAGGCCGCGGTGCTGTCGCGCAACGCGGAACGTTTCTACAACCTGCCGGCGGGACTGTAACGTCGACGAGGCGCGGGAGGAGATTCCCGGGTTCACTGATCCCGGAGAATCTTCTCCAGCTCCTTCCGTTCCCCCTCCGTTATCCGGCCGCCACCCTGGGCATTCTCTCCCGGTCGGCGTGAAAAGTCGATCCCGTCGAACCGGAAGGCCACGAGGCTCACGATTTCGTGCCGGTAGAGCCAGCCGAGCATCACCGCTAGTATGATTACCGGCAACAGGAGCCATCCGCGCCATCCCTGAGGTTTCCTCTTGCGCGTCCGCGGTCGTTTCCTGTTGGCTCTGGCCATTGGGGCTGAGATTCCCTGTCCAGCTTTTCGATCGATTGGCGTGTTGCGCCCCTCAACTCCAACTCGAGATCAGCAGAGGCTCGGGCCACAGCACGTGCAACAACTCATCGAATACCAGATAGAGGTAGCCTTCGGCCAACGCGCCCAGCAGCAGGGCCGTGCGCCAGCGGGCGCCGTAGGCGAAGGCGTAGCCGGCGGTGAAGAGCGGCAGCGTCACGTGGAAGCCGATCAGGAGGATGCCTCCCACCAGCGCGGCGATCCAGAGGATTACCTCTCCGGTGCGGCGCAGCACGTCGGGCAGGCCGCTGTCGGTCGCGGCCTCGGCCGCGGATCCGCCAAGGTGCTTCCGGATACGCAGGATGTCCAGCGTGACCTGGAGCAGCGCTAGGGGAATGCCCACCCCCGCCAGGGAGTAGATGATGAGCGCGCTCCGCAGCGGCCACTCTTGCGCGACGCTCGCCCCCCACGCCAGCAGCGCGATGAAGCCCAGCGTGTACAGGATGTTGCCGGCGCGCAGCCGGGGGTCGTCCGGCGGCGCGGCCGGGGCGTCGCCGCGCTTGGCCTCGCGCCGCTTGCGGATAACCGGCAGCATGAGAGTGAAGACCACCAGCGCCAGCAGCAACATCACCGAGGGGCGCAGCAGCCAGGCGAAGTCGTAGCGGGCGATGGAGAGCCAGAGGTAGGTCTCCATCTGGAACCCCAGCACCGCGGCCACGAGCACCGGAGGACGGGGCCAGTCGAAGAGCTTCATCAGGTAGCCGACGGCCGAGAAGACCAGGAACGCGTACAGGTCTTCGTGGGCGTAGCTGGCGGCGAACGAGGCCGAGGCGCACAGCACCAGGGTCACCGGCACGATGACGTAGAAGGGCTGGAGCGAGAGCCGGGCGAAGGTGCCGGCGAAGCCCATGGCCAGGCTGGTGGCCATGAGGTTGGAGATCACCAGCACCCACACCATGGCCAGGGTCAGGTGAAGTTGGTCGGTGAGCATGCGGCTGCCGGGATGGATGCCGACGGAGACAAAGGCCGCCAGCATGATGGCCAGGGACGTGCTGCCCGGGATGCCGAAGGCGATGGTGGGGATGAGCGCGCCGCCTTCCTTGGCGTTGTTGGAGCTTTCCGGCGCGATGACGCCGCGCACGTCGCCGGTGCCGAAGCGCTCGCTCTGCTTCTCGGTCTGCACCGCGTGGGCATAGGCGAACCAGTCGGCGACGCTGCTGCCGAGGCCCGGCAGGACGCC contains:
- a CDS encoding amidohydrolase family protein gives rise to the protein MANKYQIIDGDGHVVEDMEAITSRFPEAVQQQMRWSNPFPPLDHLHSANAHKLPEGSFQQVGYDGWVEFLEDVGIDRTVLYPTVGLSYGKVISQDWAIDLARAYNDWIAENYVKKSPRFQAVALIPLQEPAEAVKELRRAVEELGMCGAMLPSTGIQLHLGHKYYWPIYEEADRLGCCIGIHGGAHENLGMDDLHPYAPVHALGHPFGQMISMGGIVFNGIFDRYPNVRIGFLEGGVAWLLMCLERFDRSYETHIQHDPRSEFLQLRGGEAVSDYVKRHIEEGRIFVGCEGHEPDLAHAIRTVGNKPWVYSSDFPHEVNNEFCKEELGEVIESDELTDDDKAAVLSRNAERFYNLPAGL
- a CDS encoding tripartite tricarboxylate transporter permease, which encodes MIEAAYQGLLGILEPQAMLLMVGGVLLSSVFAALPGVGVLLILTVVLPFSLTMSPYHAIAFLLGIGAVSNTANTFPSVLIAVPGSAGSQATILDGYPMARKGEAKRAFGAAFMASAVGGVLGAIVLVASLPILRPLVLSFGSPEFFVLVVWGLSAIGVLSGKAPLKGLLAAILGLLIATVGVDEKTAIERFSLDTAYLWEGVNVILIGLGLFAVPELIDLAVRRTSISETEDLGSGLVEGIKDVFRHWWMVVRCSAIGVWVGVLPGLGSSVADWFAYAHAVQTEKQSERFGTGDVRGVIAPESSNNAKEGGALIPTIAFGIPGSTSLAIMLAAFVSVGIHPGSRMLTDQLHLTLAMVWVLVISNLMATSLAMGFAGTFARLSLQPFYVIVPVTLVLCASASFAASYAHEDLYAFLVFSAVGYLMKLFDWPRPPVLVAAVLGFQMETYLWLSIARYDFAWLLRPSVMLLLALVVFTLMLPVIRKRREAKRGDAPAAPPDDPRLRAGNILYTLGFIALLAWGASVAQEWPLRSALIIYSLAGVGIPLALLQVTLDILRIRKHLGGSAAEAATDSGLPDVLRRTGEVILWIAALVGGILLIGFHVTLPLFTAGYAFAYGARWRTALLLGALAEGYLYLVFDELLHVLWPEPLLISSWS